The following DNA comes from Ornithobacterium rhinotracheale DSM 15997.
ACTTTGCAACTCAAAGAAGTTTTTAAGCCTAAAATCGAAAAAATAAAGGCTGAAAAGTTATTTAACGAAGTAGAGATGCCACTGGTGAAAGTGCTTGCCGACATGGAAAAAGAGGGCATTGCACTAGATGTGCCTGCTTTGGCAGAAATTTCAAAGGAGCTAGATAGCGACATGACCGAGCTAGAGAAACAGATTTTTGAATACGCAGGCGAGGAATTTAACCTAAATTCTCCGAAACAATTGGGCGAAATTCTTTTTGAAAAAATGGAATTGGTCAAAAAACCAAAAAAAACCAAAACAGGGCAATATTCTACCTCAGAAGATGTTTTGTCTAAACTTTCTGACAAGCACCCTATCATTGAGCAAATTTTGGAATACCGCCAATTGCAAAAATTAAAATCCACTTATGTAGACAGTTTGCCACAAGAAGTGAGCCCTATCACAGGGCGTGTGCATACCAGTTTTGCACAAACGGTGGCAGCTACGGGGCGTTTGGCGTCCAATAATCCAAATTTGCAGAATATCCCGATCCGCACGCCACGCGGGCAGGAAGTGCGCAAGGCTTTTATTGCTAAAGATGAGCAGCATGTGCTGATTGCAGCCGATTATTCTCAAATTGAATTAAGACTGATTGCAGGACTGAGCCAAGACCCAACGATGATGGCGTCGTTTAACAATGGCGAAGATATTCACGCAGCAACGGCGTCTAAGGTGTTTGGCGTTCCGCTAAATGAAGTAACACGCGAACAACGAAGCCACGCCAAAACGGTGAATTTTGGGATTATTTATGGCGTTTCTGCCTTTGGGCTGAGCGAACAAACGAGTCTTTCTCGTGGCGAATCCAAAGATTTGATTGATGCGTATTTTGAAACTTATCCGCAATTGCAAAAATACATTCAAGACCAAATTGCACTGGCAAGGAAACAAGGTTATGTAGAAACGATTTTGGGCAGACGCCGCTACTTGCGCGACATTAATTCTAATAATTATGTAGTGAAAAGCCACGCCGAGCGAAACGCCGTGAACGCGCCCGTGCAAGGTAGTGCGGCAGACATCATTAAACTAGGGATGGTGAAAATTCATCAACGATTAAAAGAGGAGAATTTCCAAACCAAAATGCTCCTGCAAGTGCACGACGAATTGGTATTTGAAGCACCAAAATCAGAAGTGGAACAAGTTTCTGCCCTCATCAAAGACACCATGGAACACGCCATAGCATTCAATGTGCCACTCGTGGTAGAATGTGGCGTAGGCAAAAACTGGCTGGAGGCGCATTAAAATTTAACAATAATAAAAGAGGCATTTAAGCCTCTTTTTTATTCTTAATCATTTTATTTATAAAATAAGATGTTATAATAACAAATGTGATAAGCAAATTAATATAAATCTGACTAAATCCATTCAGTCGCTCACCAAAAACTAAATAGCTAAAGAAAATGTAACTGCAAAAAGCAACTCCAAAGATTAGAAAAAATGCTAACACATATTGTATACCGAGCGGTATATTTACAACCTTCACCTTTGATTCGTAATTTTTTGTTTTTTTTCTTTGAATCATTTTATTTACGAAATAAGGTGTTACAATAACAAATGCAATGAGCAAGTTTGCATAAACTTGATTAAAACCGCTTAATTCTTCTTTAAATATCAAGTAGCTAAAAAAAACTGAACCACAAAAAGCCAACCCAAAAACCAGAAAGAACGCAGATATATACTGCAAACCAAAAGGTAAGTTGGCAAAATCTGTATAACCTTTTACATCAATGTTATTTTTCATATTCTTTTTTTTAATGTTTCACCCTCTGAATATAAGATAAAACACAAAAATAAAAACAAAATTAACAAAACAAAACCATTAATTAATATTTTATAACTAAAATAGTAAAACTAAAAATAAATTTTAACGAATTAAATTCAATAAAAAGTAAAGAAATAAATTATCGTTTCTATAATCATTTGATTGATGCATATTTTGAGATTTATCCGCAATTGCAAAAATAGAACAGGCAAGTGCACGACGAATTGGTATTTGAAGCACCAAAATCAGAGGTAGAACAAGTTTCTGCCCTCATCAAAGACACCATGGAACACGCCATAGCATTCAATGTGCCACTCGTGGTGGAATGTGGCGTAGGCAAAAACTGGCTGGAGGCGCATTAGTTTTAAAGCCCTCATTCACAGCTTGTATTTATATAAAAACTTTAGTACATTTGTTAATACCAAAAAAATAATATAAATCCTAAAGAAACATTTATGAGTAAAAATGATTTAATCAGTGTAGAATTTTCCACCGAAGATTTAAAGAAAATTGACGATGCACTCAAAACCATTGGCGAGGTTTTGAAAGGCAAAACCCGAAACCTTACGCCCGAAGAACGCAAACAATTTGGGCGCATTGCCGAGCAAAATAAACTTTTTGTAGAGAAATCTAAAAGCCTTATGGAGCAGTTTCCGCAGTATATACCCGTGTTTATGGACAAGGCGGAGTTTGACAAAGATTTTGCCGCACGCAAAGCCATAGAAAACCGCCTGCAACTGCTTGATAGCTTGACCGAGCAACTCTCAGACACTAAAATCTTGCTCGATAACGACAACTACACCGCAGCACTCACATTCTACCGAAACATTCGCTACCTAAGCAAAGAAGATGTGCCAGGCACCACGAGCATTGCCAAAGATTTAGGGCAATTTTTCCCTCGTTCACGCAAAAAAAACACTACTGAAACAGAAAATACAGCTAGCGAAAGCTAATTTTTGCCCGTTGAACTCAAGTTTTTAAGTAAGGAAGAGAAGTTTTTAATTAAATCAGAGAAAATTTTAGGCTCAAAAGCCAAATTTTTCGATTGAACGCCTAAAAATTTCGATAGTTCAGCCAAATTTTTCGATATTAAGGCTAAAAATTTCGATACCATGAGCAAAAACTTCTCTTCTTTAATGAAATTTATTAATAACTCAATTAAAAATAATATGAAAAGATTTATTTTTTTACTTATTTTATTTATTTCTTGCACCAATAATAAGCAAGGAACAGAAACTCGTACAGAACAATTGGAGGGCGAGAAATACGAAGAAGTTCTAGATGCCGAGCAAGGAGATGCCGACGCTCAACATAATTTAAGCGAGATGAACGACAACGAAGAAGGCACAGAACAAGATAGACAAAAAGCCTTCGAGTGGGTTCAAAAAATTGCCGAACAAGGAGATGCCAGCGCTCAATTTAATTTAGGCGTAATGTACATAAAAGGAGATGGCACACAACAAGATTACCAAAAAGCTAAAGAGTGGCTTCAAAAAGCCGCTGAACAAGGAGATGCCGATGCACAATATAACTTAGGATTAATGTACAACAAAGGGACAGGCACACAACAAGATTACGAAAAAGCTATTGAGTGGTATCAAAAAGCGGCCGAGCAAGGACATGCCAAAGCGCAATTTAATTTAGGCTATATGTACGACAACGGAGAGGGCGTAAAACAAGATTACCACAAAGCCTTTGAGTGGTATCAAAAAGCTGCCGAGCAAGGATTTGCCAAAGCGCAATATAATTTAGGCTCAATGTACTACAACGGAAAGGGCGTAAGACAAGATTACCAAAAAGCCAAAGAGTATTTTGGTAAGGCTTGCGACAATGGGCTTCAGCTAGGCTGCGATAAATTCAAAGAATTAAAAGAGAAGGGGTATTAAAACAGAAAAATCCTGAGTTTAGAACACTCAGGATTTTTTAATTTTTAGCCAAACCTTACATCTTTAATTCGGATTTGCAGGTGTGCTTTGCCTTGCCATACATTTTCTTCGATGACATAGACCATGTCAAAACTTTCAGTTTTCATTCGTTTTAAATGATGCCCCATACCAAAGCCAATCGCGGTGAAATGTTTGCGCACTTCGGGATGATATACCGTGAGCTTAATATGCTCATTACCACGCCCCATATAGCGTTCATCGCCCGCTGAGCGCACGCCCCTTGTCAGGAAATGTGGCATTAAATTTTCTGGGCCAAAGGGTTCCATTTGCTTTAAGATGCGCGCAAACTTAGGAGTGATTTCTTTAAAACTAAGTTCCGTATCAATTTCTATGGTCGGGATTTGTTGGGTTTTGTGAATATTTCTACTCACAATTTGCTCAAATCTTCGTTTAAAATTCGGCAAATTCACTTCCTTCATCGTAAGCCCTGCGGCGTACATGTGGCCGCCAAAACGCTCGAGCAAATCGCCACATTCCACCAAGGCTTCGTATACATCAAACCCCTTTACCGAGCGCACAGAAGCCACCAGCATTCCGTTGTCTCCTTGTGTAAAAACCACCGTCGGGCGATAATACACTTCGGTAAGGCGCGAAGCCACAATCCCGATGACACCTTTGTGCCAATTTGGGTCGTAGACCACAGTGGTAAATTTAGTTTCGTCTTCTTCTGCCAATTGATTGAGCGCTTCATCGGTAATCAGCGAGTCGAGCTCCTTGCGCTCTTTATTTAAATCATTGATTTCGCTCACATAGCGGCGTGCGGTGATTTCGTTTTCGGTAATGAGTAGTTTTACCGCATCGGTCGCTTGCTTGATTCTTCCCGCCGCATTGATTTTCGGCGCAATGGCAAACACGATTTTGCTCACATTGACCAGGCCCACTGATTCTTTAGGAATCAACATTTTTAAGCCTAAACGTGGCGAAGTGTTTAAAACCTTAAGCCCAAAATGTGCCAAAATCCGATTTTCTCCCGTTATCGGCACTATATCGGCTGCTATGCTCACCGCTACCAAATCCAAATAACTGAACAACTCTTTGTCTGAAACTTTCAAAGGTTTAGCCAAAGCTTGAATAAGTTTAAAGCCTACGCCACAACCACTTAACCCATCGTAAGGATACTGGCAATCTTCGCGTTTGGGATCGAGCACCGCCACGGCATCGGGCAATTTATCGCCAGGAAAGTGGTGATCGCAAATGATGAAATCGATGCCTTTTTCTTTGGCATACGCCACCATTTCGTTAGCTTTAATCCCACAATCGAGCGAGATAATCAGCTGAATATCGTTATCGGCTGCATAGTCCATGCCTTCTTTGGACACGCCGTAACCTTCTTTATAGCGATCTGGAATGTAATAAGTTACATTATCAGTTTGATTTTTTAAAAAAGTGTACATCAACGCCACCGAAGTCGTCCCGTCGACATCGTAGTCGCCATACACCATGATTTTTTCTTGATTATTGAGCGCAGAAAGGATGCGTTCTACGGCTCTGTCCATGTCTTTCATGAGGAAAGGATCGTGCAAATGAGAGAGTTGCGGACGAAAGAAATCCTTAGCCTCATCGTAAGTGGTGATGCCCCGCTGAACCAAAATACGGGATAGGGACTCCGAAATTTTTAGGGAATCCTGCAAAGCTTTTACATTCTCTGCGAGTGGTTTGGGCTTGAGTAACCAGCGTGAAGACATATTTCACAAAGTTAACATTTTTCTTTTTAATTTCATAGAGCTAAATTTCTTATTTGTAAACAATTTTAAATGCAGCTTATTTTTTAACAAAAAAAGAATTTGTATATCTCTAAAAATGAGTATCTTTAAACTCAAAATACTGTAATATGAAAAAGTGGCTTTTCTTAACATTACTCATCTTTATTTCATGGAACCTTAATGCCCAAAATAAAAACTTGATGCAAGATTGGAATCAGATTGAAAAAAAAGTGGAAAATGGTGATTACAAATCGCTCGTTCCAGCCCTAGAGGCAATTTACCAAAAAGCAGAAAAAAACAACGACCTCCCGAGCAAAATCAAGGCTTTGCTAATCAAAGCTAATGTCGAAACTTCGGTGAGCGACAAGGTAGATAACAAGCTGGATATTGTAAATCTTTTTAAATCTGAAATTCAAAAAAGCAAAGGCACCGAACGCGCTATTTGGCAGGCGTATTTAGCCAAGCTTTACAATACTTACTATATCCCTTCTATGAGTAAAAACTTCTCTACCTCACAACGCAGCGAGGATTTCAGAGAATGGACGCAGCAGCAAAAAATCGAAGCCATCAAAGAATTATTGAACGAAGCCACTGCTAATCCTGCCCTTCTAGACCAGCCACTTAAAGATTATAAACTCCTCGTGGAAGGCGACTTGCAAAAAAATATTTTAATCAAAACATTGTATGATTTGGTGCTTTATGAAGCTTATGAAATCATGGATAATTTTTCGCAAGAATCCGAAGCTGCCAATCAATATTTAATTAAATTGAGGGACTACCAAAAACAACAAAAAAGTCCAAATTGGCTGTATTATGAAATTGCAATCCTAAAGGAGCAATGGAACGATGAACAGGTTAGCAAAGAAAAATATTTAGCAGAATTAAAAGAGCTCTACACTCAAAATAGCAATAACCCATGGAGCGGCATGGCACTGCTACAATGGGTGGAACAAAACGAAGAAGCAAGCCCTGCGATTTATGAGCTAGTAATTGCCAAAATCGAGCAATTTAAGGATTTTGCCTACACGCCTTATCTAGAAATTTTAGCCCAAAAATTGGTAGCACCCGAAATTCAAATAAAAAGCCTTACTAGCTGGTCGCCAAACACTAATTCACCCATTGAAATCAGCCACAAAAATACCGGAAATAAGATTTATTACCGATTGTATGAGCGCACTTTGAACAAAAGATTACGCTACAGACTTGGAGAATATTCCTCTGTGGAAATTGAGGGTTTTAAAAATTTTAAAATCGCAGCAAAAGGGGAAATAACACTTAAAAAATTTGATGATTTAAAAACGCACAAAACCGTATTTCCGTTAGCTTTCCCAAAAGGAAATTATTACTTGCTCTTCTCCTCTCGCCCCGATTTTAATGAAAAATCTGCTTTGTCTGGTTCCGAGATCACTGTAAGAGATTGGAACAACGACAAGCTTCTTCTTACGGATAAAAACACCAATGCACCGCTTAAAAAAGCTAAAGCAACTATTCTGGTTTATGACCAAGAATTGGGAAAAATAATCAAAAAAACACCCGTGGTGACAGATGAAAACGGAGTGATTCCTTTTTCTCTCACCTCTCGCAGATATTACCTTGAATATTATTTAGAAAAAGATGGTGTTTTTGTAAATTTTTATCCTGAAGCAAAAAAAACAAAAGAAGATAACTTTGAGCATACCAGTGCTAAAATCTTAACCGATAGAAATTTGTATCGCCCTGGACAAGAAGTTTTTGTAAAAGCCATTGTTTACGACGATGTAAATATGCGTCCAAAAACAAATCTTAACTACACTATATTGCTCAAAAATGCTAAATACGAGACTATTGCAAGCA
Coding sequences within:
- a CDS encoding DNA polymerase, whose product is MHDELVFEAPKSEVEQVSALIKDTMEHAIAFNVPLVVECGVGKNWLEAH
- a CDS encoding tetratricopeptide repeat protein, producing the protein MKRFIFLLILFISCTNNKQGTETRTEQLEGEKYEEVLDAEQGDADAQHNLSEMNDNEEGTEQDRQKAFEWVQKIAEQGDASAQFNLGVMYIKGDGTQQDYQKAKEWLQKAAEQGDADAQYNLGLMYNKGTGTQQDYEKAIEWYQKAAEQGHAKAQFNLGYMYDNGEGVKQDYHKAFEWYQKAAEQGFAKAQYNLGSMYYNGKGVRQDYQKAKEYFGKACDNGLQLGCDKFKELKEKGY
- the recJ gene encoding single-stranded-DNA-specific exonuclease RecJ, yielding MSSRWLLKPKPLAENVKALQDSLKISESLSRILVQRGITTYDEAKDFFRPQLSHLHDPFLMKDMDRAVERILSALNNQEKIMVYGDYDVDGTTSVALMYTFLKNQTDNVTYYIPDRYKEGYGVSKEGMDYAADNDIQLIISLDCGIKANEMVAYAKEKGIDFIICDHHFPGDKLPDAVAVLDPKREDCQYPYDGLSGCGVGFKLIQALAKPLKVSDKELFSYLDLVAVSIAADIVPITGENRILAHFGLKVLNTSPRLGLKMLIPKESVGLVNVSKIVFAIAPKINAAGRIKQATDAVKLLITENEITARRYVSEINDLNKERKELDSLITDEALNQLAEEDETKFTTVVYDPNWHKGVIGIVASRLTEVYYRPTVVFTQGDNGMLVASVRSVKGFDVYEALVECGDLLERFGGHMYAAGLTMKEVNLPNFKRRFEQIVSRNIHKTQQIPTIEIDTELSFKEITPKFARILKQMEPFGPENLMPHFLTRGVRSAGDERYMGRGNEHIKLTVYHPEVRKHFTAIGFGMGHHLKRMKTESFDMVYVIEENVWQGKAHLQIRIKDVRFG